From the genome of Nasonia vitripennis strain AsymCx chromosome 1, Nvit_psr_1.1, whole genome shotgun sequence, one region includes:
- the LOC100113530 gene encoding CXXC motif containing zinc binding protein, which translates to MVKIALKLKANLENVESLTPSPNPDFRWYLKFACNNCGELSNKWNYASLAEETPAQRGSAVNHFISKCKLCARENSLNILPETISGITEDSYGQFKTIVVFDCRGLEPREFSAREGWIVKTCNDGKTFTDVDLSEGEWGDYCDKTNQPVSIDEIEHTFERVK; encoded by the coding sequence ATGGTAAAAATAGCACTGAAGCTCAAAGCCAATCTGGAAAATGTTGAAAGCTTAACCCCTTCACCTAATCCAGACTTTCGTTGGTACCTCAAATTTGCTTGCAACAACTGTGGTGAGTTGTCTAACAAATGGAACTATGCTTCGTTAGCTGAAGAGACACCGGCTCAAAGAGGAAGTGcagtaaatcattttattagTAAGTGTAAACTGTGTGCCCGTGAAAACTCTTTAAATATTCTGCCTGAAACAATAAGTGGAATAACGGAGGACAGTTATGGTCAATTCAAAACCATTGTTGTCTTTGATTGTCGGGGCTTAGAACCACGAGAATTTTCAGCCAGAGAAGGCTGGATAGTTAAGACTTGCAATGATGGTAAAACATTCACCGACGTAGATCTCAGTGAAGGAGAATGGGGAGATTATTGTGACAAAACCAATCAACCAGTTAGCATTGATGAGATCGAGCATACCTTTGAAAGAGTTAAATAG
- the LOC100678458 gene encoding serine/arginine repetitive matrix protein 2 isoform X2 produces the protein MFGTKIKSWMEAQIARSRAKRKERAAGRVPVTAAAAAAAAQPPPPAALQARLPLWNQPAAGARRDDQEACSTLFDPQFFLAPAADHEFKEILSALPVSSSSLRGRDESAQHHVQQHKASAAVNLSSPESAYSTGYSTDGTSPCATYAPEHYIRVRPGAGNAAEPPEENRWRRPTPPKSSRPLADAAHQARSPSAKPGQLLGDAHAHAADHPAQLFSPRRMPPLLASTSTQVTPARTSRSSSRPRPARPEPAGNLPRMRDRCCRQESLSVGRSPVNRAVWRRAGSAALRPRRRTSSASSGASSRSGRSRSLSSDGSSSSSSSSRSSSGCCERSAAGPLSTSRSPSSSSRSRSSSEDDLTLNELVGKFDENYLCDKRGSSSNGYSSSANFSSEASASSSLDRSSASRSRPPGLRAQQQQQQQQQQQQQLRRRRSRPGQLESKEPEPPAKTAETNRALLERLLMRKSSSRRSLMVRPVWGAGATASASRSLGGTPICLRRRNRLLVPQPPPAPLAAAAKASQLRAQPALEGCASSLNDISASELALLEADQEADRKYAQLIMEAERMLMNVQQQLQRDESASNSRRGSSASVANASDSCSPSRFPRRAYLSTASAPNRRVELIKNAELNIELALLKSRNSQPELSSGSIKDLLDHSSPKRLLQQKKTIDPAQLAAAQTTAATLRAGTNPAFPAFQSIDVHPVASALTPQHDCKELSAVSQHYACPQSEPVKRKVYEDQQDGCRLLQHQAAPWLRNSDGDCTATDLQPQHQHLQSASACSSLSQLRKHALIETLQGLKQSLEDQSASLKLNCLRPI, from the exons ATGTTCGGGACGAAAATAAAGAGCTGGATGGAGGCGCAGATAGCGCGCTCCCGGGCCAAAAGGAAGGAACGAGCTGCGGGAAGAGTGCCAgtgactgctgctgctgctgctgctgctgctcagcCACCGCCACCGGCAGCGCTGCAGGCGAGGCTGCCGCTCTGGAACCAGCCCGCCGCCGGGGCCCGCCGCGACGATCAGGAGGCCTGCAGCACTCTCTTCGATCCGCAATTTTTTTTGGCTCCCGCCGCCGACCACGAGTTTAAAGAG ATCCTGTCGGCGCTGCCGGTGTCCTCCTCGAGCCTCCGCGGCCGCGACGAGTCGGCCCAGCACCACGTGCAGCAGCACAAGGCCAGCGCCGCGGTCAACCTGTCCTCGCCGGAGAGCGCCTACAGCACGGGCTACTCGACCGACGGGACCTCGCCCTGCGCCACCTACGCCCCCGAGCACTACATCAGAGTCCGGCCGGGAGCCGGCAATGCCGCGGAGCCGCCGGAGGAGAACCGCTGGCGCAGGCCCACTCCGCCGAAGAGCAGCCGGCCGCTCGCGGACGCCGCGCACCAGGCCCGCAGCCCGTCGGCCAAGCCCGGCCAGCTCCTCGGCGATGCCCACGCGCACGCGGCCGACCACCCGGCCCAGCTGTTCTCGCCGAGGAGGATGCCCCCGCTGCTGGCCAGCACCAGCACCCAGGTCACGCCCGCCAGGACGAGTCGCTCCTCCTCGAGGCCGCGGCCGGCCCGCCCGGAGCCCGCCGGCAACCTGCCTCGCATGCGGGACCGCTGCTGCCGGCAGGAGAGCCTCAGCGTCGGACGCAGCCC GGTCAACCGGGCCGTCTGGCGACGCGCCGGCTCGGCGGCGCTCCGGCCGCGCCGCAGGACCAGCAGCGCCAGCAGCGGCGCCAGCAGCAGGAGCGGTCGGAGCCGCAGCCTCAGCAgcgacggcagcagcagcagcagcagcagcagccgcagcagcagcggctgttGCGAGAGGAGCGCCGCCGGCCCCCTCAGCACGTCGCGCagccccagcagcagcagtcgcagccgcagcagcagcgaggacGACCTGACGCTTAACGAGCTCGTGGGCAAGTTCGACGAGAACTACCTGTGCGACAAGCGCGGCTCGAGTTCCAACGGCTACAGCTCGTCGGCAAACTTCTCGTCGGAGGCcagcgccagcagcagcctcgACCGCTCGAGCGCGAGCCGGAGCCGGCCGCCCGGGCTGcgggcgcagcagcagcagcagcagcagcagcagcagcagcagcagctgaggAGGCGGAGAAGCCGGCCCGGCCAGCTCGAGAGCAAGGAGCCCGAGCCGCCGGCCAAGACCGCGGAGACGAATCGCGCCCTGCTCGAGCGGCTGCTCATGAGGAAGAGCTCCTCGAGGCGATCCCTCATGGTCAGGCCGGTCTGGGGCGCGGGCGCGACCGCCTCGGCGAGTCGAAGCCTCGGCGGCACGCCCATCTGCCTCAGACGGAGGAATCGGCTGCTCGTGCCGCAGCCCCCGCCGGCGCCCCTCGCCGCCGCGGCCAAGGCGAGTCAGCTCCGGGCCCAGCCGGCACTG GAGGGCTGCGCGAGCTCGCTCAACGACATCTCGGCCTCGGAGCTGGCGCTGCTCGAGGCGGACCAAGAGGCCGACCGCAAGTACGCCCAGCTGATAATGGAGGCCGAGCGGATGCTCATGAACGTCCAGCAGCAGTTGCAGCGCGACGAGTCCGCGAGCAACAGTCGCCGCGGCTCGAGCGCGTCCGTCGCCAACGCCTCGGACAGCTGCTCCCCTTCTCGATTCCCTCGGCGAGCGTACCTCAGCACGGCCTCCGCGCCGAACAGGCGGGTCGAGCTCATCAAGAACGCCGAGCTCAATATCGAGCTGGCCCTGCTCAAGAGCCGGAACTCACAGCCCGAACTCTCCAGCGGCAGCATCAAGGATCTCCTCGATCATTCCAGTCCGAAGAGACTGCTCCAGCAG AAGAAAACGATTGATCCTGCTCAGCTGGCTGCTGCGCAAACAACCGCTGCAACTCTACGAGCTGGCACTAACCCGGCTTTCCCGGCCTTCCA ATCGATTGATGTTCATCCGGTCGCATCAGCGCTAACGCCACAACATGATTGCAAGGAATTGAGCGCGGTCTCTCAACATTACGCGTGTCCACAAAGCGAGCCCGTCAAACGGAAGGTGTACGAGGATCAACAAGACGGCTGCCGACTACTTCAGCACCAAGCTGCCCCTTGGCTACGAAACTCTGATGGCGATTGCACGGCTACTGATCTTCAACCGCAG CATCAACATTTACAATCAGCTTCGGCATGCTCCTCTTTGTCGCAGCTACGCAAGCATGCGTTGATTGAAACCCTGCAGGGTCTCAAGCAAAGCTTGGAGGACCAGTCGGCATCTCTCAAACTCAACTGTCTTCGGCCAATATAG
- the LOC100678458 gene encoding serine/arginine repetitive matrix protein 2 isoform X1, whose product MFGTKIKSWMEAQIARSRAKRKERAAGRVPVTAAAAAAAAQPPPPAALQARLPLWNQPAAGARRDDQEACSTLFDPQFFLAPAADHEFKEILSALPVSSSSLRGRDESAQHHVQQHKASAAVNLSSPESAYSTGYSTDGTSPCATYAPEHYIRVRPGAGNAAEPPEENRWRRPTPPKSSRPLADAAHQARSPSAKPGQLLGDAHAHAADHPAQLFSPRRMPPLLASTSTQVTPARTSRSSSRPRPARPEPAGNLPRMRDRCCRQESLSVGRSPVNRAVWRRAGSAALRPRRRTSSASSGASSRSGRSRSLSSDGSSSSSSSSRSSSGCCERSAAGPLSTSRSPSSSSRSRSSSEDDLTLNELVGKFDENYLCDKRGSSSNGYSSSANFSSEASASSSLDRSSASRSRPPGLRAQQQQQQQQQQQQQLRRRRSRPGQLESKEPEPPAKTAETNRALLERLLMRKSSSRRSLMVRPVWGAGATASASRSLGGTPICLRRRNRLLVPQPPPAPLAAAAKASQLRAQPALEGCASSLNDISASELALLEADQEADRKYAQLIMEAERMLMNVQQQLQRDESASNSRRGSSASVANASDSCSPSRFPRRAYLSTASAPNRRVELIKNAELNIELALLKSRNSQPELSSGSIKDLLDHSSPKRLLQQQQKKTIDPAQLAAAQTTAATLRAGTNPAFPAFQSIDVHPVASALTPQHDCKELSAVSQHYACPQSEPVKRKVYEDQQDGCRLLQHQAAPWLRNSDGDCTATDLQPQHQHLQSASACSSLSQLRKHALIETLQGLKQSLEDQSASLKLNCLRPI is encoded by the exons ATGTTCGGGACGAAAATAAAGAGCTGGATGGAGGCGCAGATAGCGCGCTCCCGGGCCAAAAGGAAGGAACGAGCTGCGGGAAGAGTGCCAgtgactgctgctgctgctgctgctgctgctcagcCACCGCCACCGGCAGCGCTGCAGGCGAGGCTGCCGCTCTGGAACCAGCCCGCCGCCGGGGCCCGCCGCGACGATCAGGAGGCCTGCAGCACTCTCTTCGATCCGCAATTTTTTTTGGCTCCCGCCGCCGACCACGAGTTTAAAGAG ATCCTGTCGGCGCTGCCGGTGTCCTCCTCGAGCCTCCGCGGCCGCGACGAGTCGGCCCAGCACCACGTGCAGCAGCACAAGGCCAGCGCCGCGGTCAACCTGTCCTCGCCGGAGAGCGCCTACAGCACGGGCTACTCGACCGACGGGACCTCGCCCTGCGCCACCTACGCCCCCGAGCACTACATCAGAGTCCGGCCGGGAGCCGGCAATGCCGCGGAGCCGCCGGAGGAGAACCGCTGGCGCAGGCCCACTCCGCCGAAGAGCAGCCGGCCGCTCGCGGACGCCGCGCACCAGGCCCGCAGCCCGTCGGCCAAGCCCGGCCAGCTCCTCGGCGATGCCCACGCGCACGCGGCCGACCACCCGGCCCAGCTGTTCTCGCCGAGGAGGATGCCCCCGCTGCTGGCCAGCACCAGCACCCAGGTCACGCCCGCCAGGACGAGTCGCTCCTCCTCGAGGCCGCGGCCGGCCCGCCCGGAGCCCGCCGGCAACCTGCCTCGCATGCGGGACCGCTGCTGCCGGCAGGAGAGCCTCAGCGTCGGACGCAGCCC GGTCAACCGGGCCGTCTGGCGACGCGCCGGCTCGGCGGCGCTCCGGCCGCGCCGCAGGACCAGCAGCGCCAGCAGCGGCGCCAGCAGCAGGAGCGGTCGGAGCCGCAGCCTCAGCAgcgacggcagcagcagcagcagcagcagcagccgcagcagcagcggctgttGCGAGAGGAGCGCCGCCGGCCCCCTCAGCACGTCGCGCagccccagcagcagcagtcgcagccgcagcagcagcgaggacGACCTGACGCTTAACGAGCTCGTGGGCAAGTTCGACGAGAACTACCTGTGCGACAAGCGCGGCTCGAGTTCCAACGGCTACAGCTCGTCGGCAAACTTCTCGTCGGAGGCcagcgccagcagcagcctcgACCGCTCGAGCGCGAGCCGGAGCCGGCCGCCCGGGCTGcgggcgcagcagcagcagcagcagcagcagcagcagcagcagcagctgaggAGGCGGAGAAGCCGGCCCGGCCAGCTCGAGAGCAAGGAGCCCGAGCCGCCGGCCAAGACCGCGGAGACGAATCGCGCCCTGCTCGAGCGGCTGCTCATGAGGAAGAGCTCCTCGAGGCGATCCCTCATGGTCAGGCCGGTCTGGGGCGCGGGCGCGACCGCCTCGGCGAGTCGAAGCCTCGGCGGCACGCCCATCTGCCTCAGACGGAGGAATCGGCTGCTCGTGCCGCAGCCCCCGCCGGCGCCCCTCGCCGCCGCGGCCAAGGCGAGTCAGCTCCGGGCCCAGCCGGCACTG GAGGGCTGCGCGAGCTCGCTCAACGACATCTCGGCCTCGGAGCTGGCGCTGCTCGAGGCGGACCAAGAGGCCGACCGCAAGTACGCCCAGCTGATAATGGAGGCCGAGCGGATGCTCATGAACGTCCAGCAGCAGTTGCAGCGCGACGAGTCCGCGAGCAACAGTCGCCGCGGCTCGAGCGCGTCCGTCGCCAACGCCTCGGACAGCTGCTCCCCTTCTCGATTCCCTCGGCGAGCGTACCTCAGCACGGCCTCCGCGCCGAACAGGCGGGTCGAGCTCATCAAGAACGCCGAGCTCAATATCGAGCTGGCCCTGCTCAAGAGCCGGAACTCACAGCCCGAACTCTCCAGCGGCAGCATCAAGGATCTCCTCGATCATTCCAGTCCGAAGAGACTGCTCCAGCAG CAACAGAAGAAAACGATTGATCCTGCTCAGCTGGCTGCTGCGCAAACAACCGCTGCAACTCTACGAGCTGGCACTAACCCGGCTTTCCCGGCCTTCCA ATCGATTGATGTTCATCCGGTCGCATCAGCGCTAACGCCACAACATGATTGCAAGGAATTGAGCGCGGTCTCTCAACATTACGCGTGTCCACAAAGCGAGCCCGTCAAACGGAAGGTGTACGAGGATCAACAAGACGGCTGCCGACTACTTCAGCACCAAGCTGCCCCTTGGCTACGAAACTCTGATGGCGATTGCACGGCTACTGATCTTCAACCGCAG CATCAACATTTACAATCAGCTTCGGCATGCTCCTCTTTGTCGCAGCTACGCAAGCATGCGTTGATTGAAACCCTGCAGGGTCTCAAGCAAAGCTTGGAGGACCAGTCGGCATCTCTCAAACTCAACTGTCTTCGGCCAATATAG
- the LOC100680220 gene encoding uncharacterized protein LOC100680220, whose protein sequence is METHKFLGEFIDLYKSYPCLWKYSCKDYRNKTVKDSAYAALLDKLREIDPRADKNSVMRKINALRTSFRREHKKVRRVQLQTKKKYVPSLWYYELLKFVVEKQDFTEPPPGLAILNWSAEQNATSASVDAHSDDLKSDSAMDFFEDTESIDLESNIQIKLEPSTSSASSPTLLLTDEIPEQEVDTIVREEAAAATRTVTDRARSPLRQESSSALSATGERAADLDRFGSYVASKLKRSSRKQSIIAEKVIAEVLMRANLGTLDETTALTDTNLPPAPSSCLP, encoded by the exons ATGGAGACGCACAAGTTTCTCGGTGAGTTTATCGACCTGTACAAAAGCTACCCCTGCCTCTGGAAGTACAGTTGCAAGGACTACCGGAACAAAACGGTCAAGGACAGCGCATACGCGGCTCTGCTCGACAAATTGCGAGAGATAGATCCTCGCGCGGACAAGAACAGCGTGATGCGCAAGATCAATGCCCTGAGGACTTCCTTCCGCAGGGAGCACAAGAAGGTGCGCAGGGTTCAGTTGCAGACCAAGAAGAAGTACGTGCCCTCCTTGTGGTACTACGAGCTGTTAAAGTTCGTCGTGGAAAAGCAGGATTTTACCGAGCCACCGCCAGGCTTGGCTATTCTGAATTGGTCTGCTGAGCAGAATGCGACGAGTGCCTCCGTTGACGCTCACTCGGACGATCTGAAATCCGACTCGGCTATGGACTTTTTCGAGGATACG GAGAGCATAGATCTCGAGTCGAATATCCAGATCAAGCTCGAGCCGTCGACATCCTCGGCGAGCTCGCCCACTCTATTGTTGACCGACGAAATCCCCGAGCAGGAAGTCGACACGATCGTGCGAGAGGaggcagcagcggcaacaAGAACGGTAACCGATCGCGCACGCAGCCCGCTCAGGCAAGAGTCCTCGAGCGCGCTCAGCGCCACCGGCGAGCGGGCTGCGGACCTTGACCGATTTGGCTCCTACGTAGCTTCCAAGCTCAAACGCTCCAGCAGGAAACAGAGCATAATCGCCGAGAAGGTTATTGCTGAAGTGCTCATGAGGGCGAATCTAGGAACTCTAGACGAAACGACCGCTCTCACGGACACTAACCTGCCACCTGCGCCCAGCTCCTGTTTGCCCTGA
- the LOC100680146 gene encoding uncharacterized protein LOC100680146 isoform X2, which produces MRNRKIRHTRSSQYLYRPTHQKAIIHQVNIDELIDENIGAIREALFELDPTDLVDVKFPVTPHIYMDLHTGWLQNLSLLKRAGRSALTYTNRLITADLTLGWDEIAFDYRYLLRVLLITRQGDLHGQLSQLKVNVVIDVDLDSYQVTLRRLSLNQSGKVTISLEGHILDKIYNLVLKALTKVCKQLIMNTIQSKASNIVQSKMDEINEKIGKNHNVVFTFVNLVEAEPVPAIVYED; this is translated from the exons ATGCGAAATCGAAAAATTCGGCATACGCGAAGCAGCCAGTACTTGTATAG GCCGACCCATCAGAAGGCGATCATTCACCAGGTCAACATCGATGAGCTCATCGACGAGAACATAGGAGCCATCCGGGAGGCGCTCTTCGAGCTCGACCCGACCGACCTGGTGGACGTCAAGTTTCCCGTGACACCCCAC ATATACATGGATCTCCACACTGGGTGGCTGCAAAATTTGTCGCTGCTCAAACGGGCTGGCCGATCCGCGCTCACCTACACCAACAGGCTGATCACCGCCGATCTGACTCTCGGATGGGACGAGATCGcg TTCGACTACCGATACCTGCTCAGAGTCTTGCTCATCACCAGACAAGGAGACTTGCACGGCCAGTTATCTCAGCTGAAGGTTAACGTCGTCATCGACGTCGATCTGGACAGCTACCAAGTCACTCTGAGACGTTTGAGCTTGAATCAGTCGGG AAAAGTCACCATCTCGCTCGAGGGCCACATACTCgacaaaatttataatcttGTGCTCAAAGCTCTGACGAAGGTCTGCAAGCAGCTCATCATGAACACTATCCAGTCCAAGGCGTCGAATATCGTTCAAAGCAAAATGGACGAGATTAACGAAAAAATAGGCAAGAATCACAACGTTGTGTTTACGTTTGTCAATCTAGTCGAGGCAGAGCCCGTACCCGCGATCGTCTACGAGGATTAA
- the LOC100680146 gene encoding uncharacterized protein LOC100680146 isoform X1, with product MLAYRLLLPVLLLALAAAGGPPRTTLAHISRQLNIQPGGDLAPTHQKAIIHQVNIDELIDENIGAIREALFELDPTDLVDVKFPVTPHIYMDLHTGWLQNLSLLKRAGRSALTYTNRLITADLTLGWDEIAFDYRYLLRVLLITRQGDLHGQLSQLKVNVVIDVDLDSYQVTLRRLSLNQSGKVTISLEGHILDKIYNLVLKALTKVCKQLIMNTIQSKASNIVQSKMDEINEKIGKNHNVVFTFVNLVEAEPVPAIVYED from the exons ATGCTCGCGTACAGGCTCTTGTTGCCGGTGCTGCTGCTCGCGCTGGCGGCCGCCGGCGGCCCGCCCCGGACGACTCTCGCCCACATCAGCCGGCAACTGAACATCCAACCCGGCGGCGACCTTGC GCCGACCCATCAGAAGGCGATCATTCACCAGGTCAACATCGATGAGCTCATCGACGAGAACATAGGAGCCATCCGGGAGGCGCTCTTCGAGCTCGACCCGACCGACCTGGTGGACGTCAAGTTTCCCGTGACACCCCAC ATATACATGGATCTCCACACTGGGTGGCTGCAAAATTTGTCGCTGCTCAAACGGGCTGGCCGATCCGCGCTCACCTACACCAACAGGCTGATCACCGCCGATCTGACTCTCGGATGGGACGAGATCGcg TTCGACTACCGATACCTGCTCAGAGTCTTGCTCATCACCAGACAAGGAGACTTGCACGGCCAGTTATCTCAGCTGAAGGTTAACGTCGTCATCGACGTCGATCTGGACAGCTACCAAGTCACTCTGAGACGTTTGAGCTTGAATCAGTCGGG AAAAGTCACCATCTCGCTCGAGGGCCACATACTCgacaaaatttataatcttGTGCTCAAAGCTCTGACGAAGGTCTGCAAGCAGCTCATCATGAACACTATCCAGTCCAAGGCGTCGAATATCGTTCAAAGCAAAATGGACGAGATTAACGAAAAAATAGGCAAGAATCACAACGTTGTGTTTACGTTTGTCAATCTAGTCGAGGCAGAGCCCGTACCCGCGATCGTCTACGAGGATTAA